The following are encoded in a window of Castanea sativa cultivar Marrone di Chiusa Pesio chromosome 5, ASM4071231v1 genomic DNA:
- the LOC142637426 gene encoding uncharacterized protein LOC142637426 — protein MEKKKVAVPLVCHGHSRPVVDLFYSPITPDGFFLISASKDGSPMLRNGETGDWIGTFEGHKGAVWSCCLDTNGLRAASGSADFTAKLWDALTGDVLHSFEHKHIVRACAFSEDTHLLLTGGFEKTLRIFDLNRPDAPPREVDDSPGSVRTVAWLHSDQTILSSCTDSGGVRLWDVRSDKIVQLLETKSPVTSVEVSRDGRYITTADGSTVRFWDANHFGLVKSYNMPFNVESASLEPKLSNKFIAGGEDMWIHMFDFHTGEEIGCNKGHHGPVHCVRFSPGGESYASGSEDGTIRIWQTGPANHDENDALPGNGPAGKVKVGDDEVTSKIEGFHINDEGKNEEEKAIDI, from the exons atggagaagaagaaggtggcGGTACCGCTTGTGTGCCATGGCCATTCACGACCTGTCGTCGACTTGTTCTACAGTCCGATCACTCCGGATGGGTTCTTTCTCATCAGTGCCAGCAAAG atGGTAGTCCAATGTTGAGAAATGGGGAGACTGGGGATTGGATTGGGACTTTTGAAGGACATAAAGGTGCAGTGTGGAGCTGCTGTCTGGATACTAATGGTCTACGAGCTGCATCTGGCTCTGCAGATTTTACAGC GAAATTATGGGATGCATTGACTGGGGATGTATTGCATTCTTTTGAACACAAGCACATTGTTCGGGCATGTGCATTTTCAGAG GATACACACCTTCTACTCACTGGTGGATTTGAGAAGACACTGCGTATTTTTGATTTGAATCGTCCGGATGCACCACCAAGAGAAGTTGATGATTCTCCTGGCTCAGTTAGAACCGTTGCTTGGCTTCATAGTGACCAGACCATATTAAGTTCTTGTACCGATAGTGGTGGTGTCCG GTTATGGGATGTAAGAAGTGACAAAATAGTTCAATTACTTGAGACCAAGTCACCCGTAACTAGCGTTGAAGTGAGTCGGGATGGCCGCTATATAACTACCGCTGATGGGTCAACTGTTAGGTTTTGGGATGCAAATCA TTTTGGATTAGTTAAGAGCTACAACATGCCATTCAATGTGGAATCAGCTTCATTGGAACCAAAGCTTAGCAACAAATTCATTGCTGGAGGAGAAGACATGTGGATTCATATGTTTGATTTTCATACAGGAGAGGAGATTG GATGCAACAAGGGTCATCATGGTCCTGTCCATTGTGTTCGCTTCTCACCTGGAGGGGAATCTTATGCTTCTGGATCTGAAGATGGAACCATTAGAATATGGCAAACAGGCCCTGCAAATCATGATGAGAATGATGCACTTCCTGGGAATGGCCCAGCTGGGAAAGTGAAGGTTGGGGATGATGAGGTTACTAGTAAAATTGAAGGCTTTCATATTAATGACGAAGGGAAGAATGAAGAGGAGAAGGCGATTGATATCTGA